The Paracholeplasma brassicae genome contains a region encoding:
- a CDS encoding EAL domain-containing protein, with the protein MFVYASTIENIIYSSVILVFCLILVIVLVYLIKLERKRYLKDKLETINDITTFEELIKLIEHKKEQKGSHFQLMYLSVDQFDQIATYIEEEGVYSYLLSVGKAIQMSLPRGAKFAQTKERETFLIYLPELLSDDLLYNLAVKFQQATSKKMKITDDLYVKRQVTIGMTRNQEDVTFDRLFLQLKQALYHGKRENGNQIILYNEQLNQNEETLKYYKEMKDAVKEGSIKRSYLPIFDTYEDKCYGFDVKYTYEKNKEEKDFFEFMPLLEETGDAFWLNTVLLEQSLEDIFDLYQQIKNKTFYFFLPTSLELLRHEDAVYLIDEKVKRYQYDSGKIILYVPLLKNQSTDVKLVKNVMALKNLGYHLSMDHQTDVQQLVDYTSKLQIDFLRVRQDLLKEAYEPIKSYLGNTVEIVSTNVTEKAHNQSIVYKDISYYQSQVVSKRLRKEDLQPYVSKNR; encoded by the coding sequence ATGTTTGTTTACGCATCTACGATTGAAAACATCATCTATTCAAGTGTGATTCTCGTCTTTTGTCTGATATTAGTCATCGTTTTAGTCTATTTAATCAAACTCGAACGAAAAAGATACTTAAAAGACAAACTAGAAACAATTAACGACATCACAACGTTTGAAGAATTAATCAAATTAATTGAACACAAGAAAGAACAAAAAGGTAGTCACTTTCAATTGATGTATTTATCGGTTGATCAATTCGATCAAATCGCAACCTACATTGAAGAAGAAGGCGTTTATTCTTATTTGTTAAGTGTGGGTAAAGCCATACAAATGAGTCTGCCGCGAGGCGCGAAGTTCGCTCAAACAAAAGAAAGAGAAACGTTCTTGATTTATTTACCAGAACTCTTAAGTGACGACTTACTCTACAACCTAGCCGTTAAGTTTCAACAGGCAACGTCTAAAAAGATGAAGATCACAGACGATCTTTATGTTAAAAGACAAGTGACCATTGGAATGACTAGAAACCAAGAAGACGTCACATTTGATCGGTTGTTTTTACAACTAAAACAGGCACTTTATCATGGCAAAAGAGAAAACGGGAACCAAATCATCTTATATAACGAACAGTTAAACCAAAATGAAGAAACGCTCAAGTACTATAAAGAAATGAAAGACGCTGTCAAAGAAGGATCAATCAAGCGTAGTTACCTACCAATCTTTGATACCTATGAAGATAAGTGTTATGGCTTTGATGTCAAATACACTTATGAAAAAAACAAGGAAGAAAAAGATTTCTTTGAATTTATGCCTCTACTTGAAGAAACAGGTGACGCATTTTGGCTAAATACCGTATTATTAGAACAAAGTTTAGAAGATATTTTTGATTTGTATCAACAAATTAAAAACAAAACGTTCTACTTTTTTCTACCGACGTCTCTTGAATTATTAAGACATGAGGATGCGGTCTATCTAATTGATGAAAAAGTGAAACGTTATCAGTACGACAGTGGGAAGATCATTTTATACGTACCACTGCTTAAAAACCAATCAACTGACGTGAAGTTAGTCAAAAATGTGATGGCGCTAAAAAACTTGGGCTATCACCTTTCAATGGATCATCAAACAGATGTCCAACAGCTCGTCGATTACACGAGTAAACTTCAAATTGATTTCTTACGAGTCAGACAAGACCTTTTAAAAGAAGCCTATGAACCAATCAAATCGTATTTAGGTAATACGGTTGAGATAGTCTCGACCAATGTAACCGAAAAAGCACACAATCAAAGCATTGTGTATAAAGACATTAGTTATTATCAATCTCAGGTGGTTAGTAAACGCCTCAGAAAAGAAGATCTACAACCTTATGTATCAAAAAATCGCTAA